In Diadema setosum chromosome 19, eeDiaSeto1, whole genome shotgun sequence, a genomic segment contains:
- the LOC140242371 gene encoding uncharacterized protein has translation MQNQQVRMLLIAAFLLASTKCQWSSSELDERTSEGVECSVCRCDWDNGQTLFCQTSNLNATDPFRNFPELPDVVSVEVYGDTLESSGPLAWPQDGDLVKHFPNVRSLEFSDCTFETIGKDFLDGLSSLRSLTFTGNRLREVPAEALAPIAGFLKELEISFQSELTEIREGDFCGFSNLSTLRLSRNGIYHLHVNSIVELIELNILSLDRNNLTDIPNHSFNTLTKLETLDLSFNSLPKIPRAIDVLKNLHKLDLSFNQISDTGDLLFIFGMPYLYSLSLQYNLISTIDSDVINAIVFNYSVSELKLCSNPFHCDLRLCDGILSWYDYPLFSPPNMNLWLFELKCEYKCTSPLQYWDEPFGSVYQDVCVNNSNRTDFNFTTTQTSVPLLVKRNNNRIRAIGAGVGVLALAVVIFGVVVFIRLRRLRLMRGGFIFAGRGLLRPNRNDGQEEHLVYDALVYHHNDEVEFVDDRLRPRLENHPNNLRLCLPLIRDFRLGAKRLNSLRESLVASRCAVFVISEAFVLDARCRQALEVACDYLHRDDLGPPHIKQTGLILILLDPVLLETLPEAIRVLVDRLITLEWNNLDEERCWRRLEQSLHDFGRQVENEV, from the coding sequence ATGCAGAATCAACAAGTTCGAATGCTGCTTATTGCGGCATTTTTATTAGCCTCAACTAAGTGCCAATGGTCGTCATCAGAGCTGGATGAACGGACGTCAGAGGGGGTCGAGTGTTCTGTTTGCAGGTGTGACTGGGACAATGGACAGACACTCTTTTGCCAAACTAGCAACCTCAATGCAACAGATCCCTTCCGAAATTTCCCGGAGTTACCGGACGTTGTCTCCGTTGAAGTGTACGGTGATACATTGGAGAGCAGTGGGCCCTTGGCGTGGCCGCAGGATGGCGATCTGGTAAAACACTTTCCCAACGTGCGAAGTTTAGAGTTCTCTGACTGCACTTTTGAGACGATTGGGAAAGACTTTCTGGATGGTCTGTCAAGCCTCCGGTCATTGACCTTCACTGGAAACCGACTTCGAGAAGTTCCCGCGGAAGCGTTGGCCCCTATCGCAGGGTTTTTGAAGGAACTGgaaatttcttttcaaagtGAGCTGACTGAGATTCGAGAGGGTGACTTTTGCGGATTCTCTAATCTATCCACACTGAGACTTTCAAGAAATGGTATCTACCATCTGCACGTTAATTCAATCGTCGAACTCATCGAGTTGAATATTCTGTCTCTGGATCGTAACAACTTGACTGATATTCCTAACCACTCTTTCAATACTCTCACAAAACTCGAAACGTTGGACCTCAGTTTCAACTCACTACCAAAGATCCCACGAGCCATCGACGTCCTCAAAAATTTGCATAAGCTCGACCTCAGTTTCAACCAAATATCCGACACTGGCGATCTTCTTTTCATATTTGGTATGCCGTATCTATACAGTCTGTCGCTGCAATACAACTTGATTTCGACGATAGACTCTGATGTTATCAACGCAATCGTGTTTAATTACTCCGTGTCTGAGCTTAAACTCTGCTCTAACCCTTTCCACTGTGATTTACGCTTGTGCGATGGTATCTTGAGCTGGTATGATTATCCCCTGTTTTCACCACCAAATATGAATCTTTGGTTATTTGAACTAAAATGCGAGTACAAATGTACGTCTCCACTGCAATACTGGGATGAGCCTTTCGGAAGTGTATATCAGGACGTTTGTGTTAACAACAGCAACCGTACTGATTTCAACTTTACAACAACACAAACCAGTGTTCCGTTGCTTGTAAAGAGGAACAATAACCGAATTCGCGCGATTGGTGCAGGGGTCGGTGTTTTGGCGCTCGCTGTTGTCATTTTTGGCGTGGTCGTATTCATACGATTACGACGGCTTAGATTGATGAGAGGAGGATTCATATTCGCCGGTCGAGGTCTACTTCGACCGAATAGGAATGACGGGCAAGAAGAACATCTTGTTTATGACGCCCTCGTTTACCATCACAATGACGAAGTAGAATTTGTAGACGATCGCCTTCGTCCGCGCTTAGAAAACCATCCGAATAACCTTCGACTCTGCCTGCCGCTGATTCGCGACTTCCGACTTGGTGCCAAGAGGTTAAACAGTCTTCGAGAGTCACTCGTGGCGAGTAGGTGTGCCGTGTTCGTAATCAGCGAGGCTTTCGTTCTGGATGCCCGGTGTAGGCAGGCCCTGGAAGTCGCATGTGACTACCTCCATCGAGACGATCTTGGACCGCCCCATATCAAGCAAACTGGTTTGATCCTAATACTTCTCGATCCAGTGCTCTTGGAGACTCTTCCGGAGGCCATAAGGGTTCTCGTCGATCGTTTGATCACGCTAGAATGGAACAACTTGGATGAAGAACGTTGCTGGAGACGACTTGAACAAAGCCTACATGATTTTGGTAGACAAGTAGAAAACGAAGTTTAA
- the LOC140242749 gene encoding uncharacterized protein: MKISFQSELTEIREGDFRGFSKLSTLRLSRNGIYRLHVDSFVELVKLNILSLDRNNLTAIPDHTFDTITQLEKLDLSFNSLPNIPRAIDVLEHLHKLNLSFNQISDTGDLLFLFGMPKLYSLSLQDNLISTIDSDVINACVFNYSVSEIKLCSNPFHCDSRLCDGMLSWYDYPLFSPTNMNLWLFELKCEYKCESPLQYWNEPFGSVYQDICVNNGNRADFNFTTTQTNVPLFIQNSNKPVQAIGAGVGVLAVAAVIFGVVVFIRLRRLRLMTGGFIFAGRGLLRPNRNDGQEEHLVYDALVYHHNGEVEFVDDRLRPRLENHPNNLRLCLPLIRDFQLGAKRLNSLRESLVASRCAVFVISEAFVLDARCRQALEVACDYLHRDDLGPPHIKQTGLILILLDPVLLETLPEAIRVLVDRLITLEWNNLDEERCWRRLEQSLHDFGRQVENEV; the protein is encoded by the coding sequence ATGaaaatttcttttcaaagtGAGCTGACTGAGATTCGAGAGGGTGACTTTCGTGGATTCTCTAAACTATCCACGCTGCGGCTTTCAAGGAATGGTATCTACCGTCTGCACGTTGATTCATTCGTCGAACTCGTCAAGTTAAATATTCTGTCTCTGGATCGTAACAACTTGACGGCTATTCCCGACCACACTTTCGATACTATCACACAACTCGAAAAATTGGACCTCAGTTTCAACTCCTTACCAAACATACCACGAGCCATCGACGTCCTCGAACATTTGCATAAGCTCAACCTCAGTTTCAACCAAATCTCCGACACTGGCGATCTTCTTTTCCTATTTGGTATGCCGAAACTATACAGTCTGTCGCTGCAAGACAACTTGATTTCGACGATAGACTCCGATGTTATCAACGCATGCGTGTTTAATTACTCCGTGTCTGAGATTAAACTTTGCTCTAACCCTTTCCACTGTGATTCACGCTTGTGCGATGGTATGTTGAGCTGGTATGATTATCCCCTGTTTTCACCAACAAATATGAATCTTTGGTTATTTGAACTAAAATGCGAGTACAAATGTGAGTCTCCGCTGCAATACTGGAATGAGCCTTTCGGAAGTGTATATCAGGACATTTGTGTTAACAACGGCAACCGCGCTGATTTCAACTTTACAACAACACAAACCAATGTTCCGTTGTTCATACAGAATAGTAATAAACCAGTGCAAGCGATTGGCGCAGGAGTAGGTGTTTTGGCAGTCGCTGCTGTCATTTTTGGCGTGGTCGTATTCATACGATTACGACGGCTTAGATTGATGACAGGAGGATTCATATTCGCCGGTCGAGGTCTACTTCGACCGAATAGAAATGACGGGCAAGAAGAACATCTTGTTTATGACGCCCTCGTTTACCATCACAATGGCGAAGTGGAATTTGTGGACGATCGCCTTCGTCCGCGCTTAGAAAACCACCCGAACAACCTCCGACTCTGCCTCCCGCTGATCCGCGACTTCCAACTTGGTGCCAAGAGGTTAAACAGTCTTCGAGAGTCACTCGTGGCGAGTAGGTGTGCCGTGTTCGTAATCAGCGAGGCTTTCGTTCTGGATGCCCGGTGTAGGCAGGCCCTGGAAGTCGCATGCGACTACCTCCATCGAGACGATCTTGGACCACCCCATATCAAGCAAACTGGTTTGATCCTAATACTTCTCGATCCAGTGCTCTTGGAGACTCTTCCAGAAGCCATAAGGGTTCTCGTCGATCGTTTGATCACGCTAGAATGGAACAACTTGGATGAAGAACGTTGCTGGAGACGACTTGAACAAAGCCTACATGATTTTGGTAGACAAGTAGAAAACGAAGTTTAA
- the LOC140242745 gene encoding uncharacterized protein, giving the protein MTVTFSSVSPDEPSGPILPLTTTTTIVLISLIFPLVLVFILTCIFAYHRRLSREENWYPPEQADYPSVRKFSSKAFAVAPQVPDPPQRRWSLMVIDGHHGNGDWTETEKNGDEFSIYETVRTSCPATPTTTSVSEIDKCWSSDAASHQVRVEVKANDLDDADDDPVVGVGGGQPLNSSIDESQNSHTYVSKSRFFSHEPIKQSESEDRTCQTNRTSITTDV; this is encoded by the exons ATGACGGTGACATTCAGCTCGGTCTCTCCCGACGAACCTTCAGGGCCAATCCTCCCACttactaccaccaccacaatAGTACTCATCTCGCTAATATTCCCACTTGTTCTGGTATTCATACTGACTTGTATCTTCGCGTACCATCGTCGGCTTTCCCGGGAGGAGAATTGGTATCCTCCAGAACAAGCTGATTACCCGTCTGTAAGGAAATTCAGCTCGAAAGCATTTGCCGTTGCTCCCCAGGTTCCCGACCCGCCCCAAAGAAGATGGTCACTGATGGTCATTGATGGTCACCATGGAAACGGAGACTGGACGGAGACGGAGAAGAATGGAGACGAGTTCTCCATCTATGAGACCGTCAGGACGTCATGTCCTGCCACTCCTACAACAACTTCA GTCTCAGAAATTGATAAGTGTTGGTCGAGTGACGCTGCTAGTCATCAGGTGAGAGTCGAAGTGAAGGCCAATGATCTCGATGATGCTGACGATGATCCCGTGGTTGGCGTCGGCGGTGGACAGCCACTGAACTCGTCCATCGACGAAAGCCAGAATAGTCATACTTACGTTTCCAAGTCCCGCTTCTTTTCTCACGAGCCCATCAAACAGTCCGAAAGTGAGGACAGGACTTGTCAAACAAATCGAACTTCAATAACTACAGACGTGTGA
- the LOC140242372 gene encoding uncharacterized protein, translating into MQNQQILMLLTAALLLVLAKCQWSSSSSWSSSELDERTSDGVECSVCRCDWDNGQKTLYCQSSNLNATDPFRNFPELPDIVSVEVYGDTLENSGPLAWPQDGDLVKHFPHVRSLEFSYCTFKTIGKGFLDGLSNLQSLTFTGNGLREIPMEALAPIAGFLRELKISDQSELTEIREGDFRGFSNLSTLRLSSNGIYRLHVHSFMELIDLTTLSLDDNNLTDIPDNVFDTFAKLKTLDLSRNSLRIIPRAVDVLQHLHKLNLSFNQISDIRNFNFLPAMPGLHTLSLQYNSISTVDSDAVDACMFNSSLSEVELCSNFFLCDNRLCSLMLWYDLSLFSPPNRNLWQLETCKYECVSPLEYSGKTFGIVYWDICFNDHIDSNFSTTQVNVPLLVKNSNNRIHAIGAGVGVLALAAVIFGVVVFIRLRRLRLMRGGFIFAGRGLLRPNRNDGQEEDLVYDALVYHHNDEVEFVDDRLRPRLENHPNNLRLCLPLIRDFRLGAKRLNSLRESLVASRCAVFVISEAFVLDARCRQALEVACDYLHRDDLGPPHIKQTGLILILLDPVLLETLPEAIRVLVDRLITLEWNNLDEERCWRRLEQSLHDFGRQVENEV; encoded by the coding sequence ATGCAGAATCAGCAAATTCTAATGTTGCTTACTGCGGCACTTTTATTAGTCCTGGCTAAGTGTCAGTGGTCGTCATCCAGCTCGTGGTCGTCATCAGAGCTGGATGAACGGACGTCAGACGGGGTCGAGTGTTCTGTTTGCAGGTGTGATTGGGACAATGGGCAGAAGACACTCTACTGCCAATCTAGCAACCTCAATGCAACAGATCCCTTTCGAAATTTCCCGGAGTTACCGGACATTGTCTCCGTTGAAGTGTACGGTGATACATTGGAGAACAGTGGGCCCTTGGCGTGGCCGCAGGATGGCGATCTGGTAAAACACTTTCCGCACGTGCGCAGTTTGGAATTTTCTTACTGCACTTTTAAGACGATTGGGAAAGGCTTCCTGGATGGCCTATCAAACCTCCAGTCATTGACCTTCACTGGAAACGGACTTCGAGAAATTCCCATGGAAGCGTTGGCCCCTATCGCAGGGTTTTTGAGGGAACTGAAAATTTCTGATCAAAGTGAGCTGACTGAGATTCGAGAGGGTGACTTTCGCGGATTCTCTAATCTATCCACGCTGCGGCTTTCAAGCAATGGTATCTACCGTCTGcacgttcattcattcatggaACTTATCGATTTGACAACTCTATCTCTAGATGATAATAACTTGACGGATATACCCGACAACGTTTTCGATACTTTCGCAAAACTCAAAACGTTGGACCTCAGTCGGAACTCACTGCGAATTATCCCACGAGCCGTCGACGTCCTACAACATTTACATAAGCTCAACCTCAGTTTCAACCAAATCTCAGACATTCGCAATTTCAATTTCTTACCTGCAATGCCAGGTCTACACACTCTGTCACtgcaatacaattcaatttcgACGGTAGACTCTGATGCTGTAGACGCGTGCATGTTTAATTCTTCCTTGTCTGAGGTGGAACTCTGCTCTAACTTTTTCCTTTGTGATAACCGCTTGTGCAGTTTGATGTTGTGGTATGATTTATCATTGTTTTCGCCACCAAATCGGAACCTTTGGCAACTTGAAACATGCAAGTACGAATGTGTGTCTCCACTTGAATACTCGGGGAAGACTTTTGGAATTGTATATTGGGATATTTGTTTTAACGACCACATAGATTCGAACTTTTCGACCACACAAGTCAACGTTCCGTTGCTTGTAAAGAACAGCAATAACCGAATTCACGCGATTGGCGCAGGAGTAGGTGTTTTGGCGCTCGCTGCTGTCATTTTCGGCGTGGTCGTATTCATACGATTACGACGGCTCAGGCTGATGAGAGGAGGATTCATATTCGCCGGTCGAGGTCTACTTCGACCGAATAGGAATGACGGGCAAGAAGAAGATCTTGTTTATGACGCCCTCGTTTACCACCACAATGACGAAGTGGAATTTGTAGACGATCGCCTTCGTCCGCGTTTAGAAAACCACCCGAACAACCTTCGACTCTGCCTGCCGCTGATCCGCGACTTCCGACTTGGTGCCAAGAGGTTAAACAGTCTTAGAGAGTCACTCGTGGCGAGTAGGTGTGCCGTGTTCGTAATCAGCGAGGCTTTTGTTCTGGATGCCCGGTGTAGGCAGGCCCTGGAAGTCGCATGCGACTACCTCCATCGAGACGATCTTGGACCACCCCATATCAAGCAAACTGGATTGATCCTGATACTTCTCGATCCAGTGCTCTTGGAGACTCTTCCGGAGGCCATAAGGGTTCTCGTCGACCGTTTGATCACGTTAGAGTGGAACAACTTGGATGAAGAACGTTGCTGGAGACGACTTGAACAAAGCCTACATGATTTCGGTAGACAAGTAGAAAACGAAGTTTGA